From Paenibacillus sp. PK3_47, the proteins below share one genomic window:
- a CDS encoding MazG nucleotide pyrophosphohydrolase domain-containing protein, with protein MNTSEFQQYVREFSELKGFDTSTIEQRMLYLMTEVGELSKEVLSVSFHPDAEKKENLGYEMYDVVWNIFDLANKLGIDLDQAFRRKREINDNRTWE; from the coding sequence ATGAACACATCCGAATTTCAGCAGTATGTACGGGAGTTTAGCGAGCTCAAAGGCTTTGACACAAGCACGATTGAGCAAAGGATGCTGTACCTGATGACAGAGGTCGGCGAATTGTCCAAAGAGGTGCTGTCCGTATCGTTCCACCCGGATGCCGAAAAGAAAGAGAACCTGGGATATGAAATGTATGATGTGGTCTGGAACATTTTTGATCTGGCCAATAAGCTCGGGATTGATCTGGATCAGGCTTTCCGGCGCAAGCGGGAGATCAATGACAACCGGACCTGGGAATAA
- a CDS encoding GAF domain-containing protein: MLKTEFIDVLSVVSKKLYDSAANVMDTASRLIPANTFCIANLDSLSTKVIKSFNRDKVILDEGLVVDNEESYCALVTEHAQGPLVIDNNLTHPLTKDMDATQFVGGCSFIGVPIRNEKGEFYGSLCSFDQDFYQYRQSDMDLLVSLSSFFTVLLEMEATLQQLKTAEETAVNVLEDKKNLLAVLSHEIRTPMNGVIGMTSLLQATELTEEQAEYVDFIEQSGNNLLQMMNQILDYSKMEAGTMTVDHKPFKIRDVVGHVLQLFSLEAEKKGLKLYSVSAGDPDLTLMGDSNKIIQILTNLIGNALKFTSHGEVCLAVHTTPGQEGRMIVSFEVRDTGIGLPVEQKDRLFRSFSQIHDKMTPGKYGGAGLGLSICKQLSELMNGRVWLKETSAAGSCFVFALPCAIA, translated from the coding sequence ATGCTAAAAACAGAGTTCATCGATGTATTGTCGGTCGTATCGAAAAAGCTGTATGATTCGGCAGCCAATGTCATGGATACGGCAAGCAGGCTGATTCCGGCTAACACTTTCTGTATAGCGAATCTAGACAGTCTCTCTACCAAGGTTATTAAATCTTTCAACCGTGACAAGGTGATTCTGGATGAAGGGCTTGTGGTGGACAATGAGGAGTCATACTGCGCGCTCGTTACCGAGCATGCCCAGGGCCCGCTTGTCATCGATAACAATCTGACTCACCCGTTGACCAAGGACATGGACGCGACGCAGTTTGTGGGCGGCTGTTCATTTATTGGTGTTCCGATCCGTAATGAAAAAGGCGAGTTCTACGGTTCCCTGTGCTCGTTTGACCAGGATTTTTACCAGTACAGGCAGAGCGATATGGACCTGCTTGTGTCGTTATCAAGCTTTTTTACAGTCCTGCTGGAAATGGAAGCTACGCTTCAGCAGCTGAAGACTGCAGAAGAAACTGCCGTTAATGTGCTTGAAGACAAAAAGAATCTGCTGGCCGTGCTCAGCCATGAGATCCGCACCCCGATGAACGGTGTCATTGGAATGACCAGCCTGCTGCAGGCCACCGAGCTTACCGAAGAACAGGCAGAATATGTCGATTTCATTGAGCAAAGCGGCAATAATCTGCTGCAGATGATGAATCAGATTCTGGACTACTCCAAAATGGAAGCCGGAACGATGACTGTTGATCACAAGCCGTTTAAAATCCGCGATGTTGTAGGGCATGTCCTGCAGTTATTTTCTCTTGAAGCAGAGAAGAAAGGGCTGAAGCTGTACTCTGTGTCCGCCGGAGACCCGGATCTTACACTGATGGGTGACAGCAATAAAATTATCCAGATCCTGACCAATTTGATTGGAAACGCGCTTAAATTCACCTCCCATGGGGAAGTATGCCTGGCGGTTCACACCACTCCGGGCCAGGAGGGCCGGATGATTGTCTCCTTTGAAGTCAGGGATACGGGGATCGGTCTGCCTGTTGAGCAAAAAGACCGCCTGTTCCGCTCCTTTTCACAAATTCATGATAAAATGACTCCGGGAAAATACGGCGGCGCCGGTTTGGGGCTCTCCATCTGCAAACAGCTGTCCGAACTGATGAACGGCAGAGTATGGCTGAAGGAGACCAGTGCAGCAGGCAGCTGCTTTGTGTTTGCACTTCCTTGCGCCATCGCTTAA
- a CDS encoding Nif3-like dinuclear metal center hexameric protein — MVTFGDIIELLKAGAGPADHTVDKLESGEYNTGVKGIVTAFSASQYVIEQAIALGANLIITHEGVYYSHQDQREGLRHDPVYQQKSTLVKNSGLGIYRHHDAVHRYAPDGIMEGLLRELDWQRYVTEHRPAVSILTIPAAGAGEIADDLKTRLGISYVRAAGNLSALCVKVGVLVGYRGGGAMTIPLYERDSLDLIIAGEGPEWETPEYIRDAVHQGRDKALILLGHAESEAPGMKLAAERLAARLPGVPVHFIKEAPVLQIV; from the coding sequence ATGGTTACTTTCGGGGATATCATAGAGCTGCTTAAGGCGGGGGCCGGTCCGGCTGACCACACGGTGGATAAGCTTGAATCCGGAGAGTATAACACTGGGGTAAAAGGGATTGTCACTGCATTTTCGGCTTCCCAGTATGTTATTGAGCAGGCCATCGCTTTGGGTGCCAACCTCATTATTACGCATGAGGGCGTATATTACAGTCATCAGGATCAGCGGGAAGGACTCAGGCATGACCCGGTGTATCAGCAGAAAAGCACTCTGGTTAAAAATTCGGGACTGGGAATCTACCGCCACCACGATGCAGTGCACCGATATGCTCCGGATGGAATTATGGAGGGGCTCCTCCGGGAGCTGGACTGGCAGCGGTATGTGACCGAGCACCGTCCGGCGGTTTCGATTCTTACGATTCCGGCTGCGGGGGCTGGAGAAATCGCGGATGATCTGAAAACCCGGCTTGGAATTTCCTATGTACGCGCAGCGGGAAACCTGTCGGCATTATGCGTGAAAGTCGGAGTGCTGGTCGGTTACAGAGGCGGGGGAGCCATGACTATCCCTCTGTATGAACGGGATTCCCTTGATCTGATTATTGCCGGGGAAGGCCCGGAATGGGAGACTCCGGAGTATATCAGGGATGCGGTTCATCAGGGAAGGGATAAGGCGCTGATCCTGCTGGGGCATGCGGAGAGCGAGGCCCCCGGGATGAAGCTTGCGGCGGAACGGCTCGCTGCCCGGCTTCCGGGTGTGCCAGTCCATTTTATTAAAGAAGCCCCGGTACTGCAGATTGTGTAA
- a CDS encoding alpha-glucuronidase family glycosyl hydrolase, giving the protein MKEFNHLRAAAADNGYGAWLSYPALPGGSLHDQYVKWCASVKADDSHITIQAALKECRRGIEAMLGIKVQEDAGGPCIAIGTFEGGNAQVSRVFDQETRAKAGPEGFAIRTSEAEGCIAVGAAAPAGVLYGVFHLLRMMGTMQSIERLDEVVHPVNGLRMINHWDNFDGSVERGYAGRSFFYDNHSFIEDMDRIRDYARLMSSTGINAIAINNVNVHALETKFISERYLPDVARIAGVFREYGIRLFLSVNFAGPVTEGDTETADPLDPGVRKWWQNKAAQICAAIPDFGGFVVKADSENRPGPFTYGRDHADGANMLAEALEPYGGIVIWRCFVYNCKQDWRDRKTDRARAAYDHFKPLDGKFKDNVILQIKNGPMDFQVREPVSPLFGALTETNQIIEFQIAQEYTGQQRHVCYLVPQWKEVLEFNTYAKGEASPVKDIVNGSTWGNRYSGIAAVSNTGNDMNWTGHLLAQANLYGYGRLAWNPQLSAEEIAAEWISLTFGTDAAVADVTSRILMNSWNIYESYTSPLGVGWMINPEHHYGPNVDGYEYSQWGTYHYADRLGIGVDRSVKTGTGYSAQYIGRNAEMYDSLSECPDELLLFFHHVPYTHILRSGKTVIQHIYDTHFEGAERAAGLLSSWSTLKGMIPEGLYIQVEERLQEQAAHAKEWRDIINTYFYRKSGIEDQHSRLIY; this is encoded by the coding sequence ATGAAGGAATTTAATCATCTTAGGGCTGCGGCAGCCGATAACGGTTACGGGGCCTGGCTGAGCTATCCGGCGCTGCCGGGCGGAAGCCTGCATGATCAATATGTGAAATGGTGCGCCAGCGTCAAGGCGGATGACAGCCATATAACAATTCAGGCTGCGCTTAAGGAATGCCGGAGAGGTATCGAGGCGATGCTGGGCATTAAAGTGCAGGAGGATGCGGGAGGCCCTTGCATTGCCATTGGCACTTTTGAAGGCGGCAATGCGCAGGTCAGCCGCGTGTTCGATCAGGAAACCCGGGCCAAAGCAGGACCTGAGGGCTTTGCTATCCGTACCAGTGAAGCGGAGGGCTGTATTGCCGTCGGAGCCGCAGCACCGGCAGGTGTGCTCTACGGTGTTTTCCATCTGCTGCGCATGATGGGAACTATGCAGAGTATCGAAAGGCTGGATGAAGTGGTTCATCCGGTGAACGGGCTGCGGATGATCAATCACTGGGATAATTTTGACGGCAGTGTGGAGCGGGGATACGCCGGAAGGTCTTTCTTCTATGACAATCATTCCTTTATTGAAGATATGGACCGTATCCGCGATTACGCCCGGCTGATGTCCTCGACCGGTATCAATGCTATCGCCATTAATAATGTGAACGTGCACGCTCTTGAGACGAAGTTCATCTCAGAGCGATATCTGCCGGACGTGGCCAGAATTGCCGGTGTGTTCAGGGAGTATGGCATCAGGCTTTTTCTAAGTGTGAATTTTGCCGGACCGGTGACGGAGGGGGACACAGAGACGGCCGATCCGCTGGATCCCGGCGTGCGTAAGTGGTGGCAGAACAAGGCCGCTCAGATCTGCGCGGCGATTCCCGACTTTGGCGGATTTGTGGTCAAGGCCGATTCGGAGAACCGTCCCGGTCCGTTCACTTATGGCCGGGATCATGCCGACGGTGCCAACATGCTGGCGGAAGCGCTTGAGCCGTATGGCGGAATCGTGATCTGGCGCTGCTTCGTCTACAACTGCAAGCAGGACTGGCGCGACCGCAAAACGGACCGGGCCAGAGCCGCGTATGACCATTTCAAGCCGCTCGACGGCAAATTCAAAGACAATGTCATTCTGCAGATCAAGAACGGGCCGATGGATTTTCAGGTCAGGGAGCCTGTGTCTCCGCTGTTCGGGGCTCTTACGGAGACCAACCAGATTATTGAATTCCAGATTGCCCAGGAATATACCGGACAACAGCGCCACGTCTGTTATCTGGTTCCGCAATGGAAAGAAGTGCTGGAGTTCAATACTTACGCAAAAGGCGAAGCCTCACCGGTTAAAGATATCGTTAATGGCTCAACATGGGGCAACCGCTACAGCGGTATTGCTGCCGTGTCCAACACCGGCAATGATATGAACTGGACCGGCCATCTGCTGGCCCAGGCCAATCTCTACGGCTACGGAAGACTGGCCTGGAATCCGCAGCTGAGTGCCGAGGAGATTGCCGCAGAATGGATTTCTTTGACCTTCGGGACAGATGCTGCAGTGGCGGATGTAACCAGCCGGATTCTTATGAATTCCTGGAACATCTATGAATCTTACACCTCACCGCTCGGCGTCGGCTGGATGATTAACCCGGAGCACCATTACGGGCCGAATGTCGACGGTTATGAATATTCCCAGTGGGGCACCTACCATTATGCTGACCGCCTTGGAATCGGTGTCGACCGCAGCGTGAAGACCGGTACAGGATACAGCGCCCAGTATATAGGCAGAAATGCGGAGATGTATGATTCGCTCAGCGAATGTCCGGATGAGCTGCTGCTGTTCTTCCATCATGTTCCGTACACCCATATTCTCCGTTCCGGAAAAACCGTAATCCAGCATATTTACGATACCCACTTTGAGGGGGCGGAACGCGCGGCAGGACTGTTATCCTCCTGGAGCACCCTGAAGGGGATGATCCCTGAAGGCCTTTACATCCAGGTGGAAGAGCGTCTGCAGGAGCAGGCCGCGCATGCCAAAGAATGGCGTGACATCATTAATACGTATTTTTACCGCAAGAGCGGAATTGAGGACCAGCACAGCCGGCTCATTTACTGA
- a CDS encoding KGG domain-containing protein, giving the protein MAQNNENNKMSREEAGRKGGEATARNHDREFYQEIGEKGGEARGHQRSNSGGGSDDGKMSREEAGRKGGEARARQRDN; this is encoded by the coding sequence ATGGCACAGAACAACGAGAACAACAAGATGAGCCGCGAAGAAGCGGGACGTAAGGGTGGAGAAGCCACAGCAAGGAATCATGACCGTGAATTCTACCAGGAAATTGGTGAAAAAGGCGGAGAAGCCCGCGGGCATCAGCGCAGCAATTCCGGAGGCGGCTCGGATGACGGCAAAATGAGCCGTGAAGAGGCGGGGCGCAAAGGCGGAGAAGCCAGGGCACGCCAGCGTGATAACTGA
- a CDS encoding glycoside hydrolase family 2 TIM barrel-domain containing protein, producing MSVNRKWNAGWQFSRQPLGTGLAEAEAEPEWMPVSLPHDWLIYNTQNLYEDGEGWYRKNLTFAEVPEDRCISLRFEGVYMNSSLYVNGQLAGEWKYGYSTFEFEITPFLTAGDNEIVMRVIHESPNSRWYSGAGIYRSVWLKTYPKSHIVPDGIYIAARPADGDWWNVDVDCELELEEGLAMEGVKLRHTILDAAGFAVEAGENTVSVNSASGTVYEHIRLKVKHPLLWDIHHPSLYTLRTELLVQNEVTEEQEQTFGFRTVELDPQRGFFLNGRRLKLNGVCQHHDLGCLGAAVNKAALRRQIVLLQEMGVNAIRTAHNMPAVEFMELADEMGVLVVSEAFDMWERSKTPYDYARFFPAWWKRDVASWVRRDRNCPSLIMWSIGNEIYDTHADSRGQEVTAMLQEEVLAHDPLGNGFVTIGSNYMPWENARKCAELVKAAGYNYGEKYYDRHHQEHPDWIIYGSETCSTVQSRGVYHFPLAQPVLADDDQQCSSLGNSSTSWGSRSTEACIIADRDAAYSLGQFIWTGFDYIGEPTPYFTKNAYFGQLDTAGFPKDSYYIYQAEWTDYRITPMVHIFPYWDFSEGQLIDVRVTSNAPRIELFFNDVSQGTYEIDHAHGHKLLGEWQLPYATGELRAVAYDDQGEVIAEDRQCSFSDAAALLLTPDKQELTADGEDLIFVTVTAADSKGRPVNNANNRVRLSIEGPGRLVGLDNGDSTDYDPYKGVSRRMFSGRLLAVIAATREAGTLKVQATSPGMAAAVLILSSAAPAAGKEPEEEHCLYADCPLEARQEPEEILSVRDTEIPVRKLEIITPEGSVLSPERPVLPVRVRLHPENATFREAEWRITNAAGVDANIAVIQGNGHEAVISALGDGEVYIRCGTANGADGIRLYSQMQLKLTGFGQANLDPYGFISAAYHSSASINLTNGNERGAATAREGESLIVFERVDFGSYGSDEIILPVFSLDSEAFPVEIWEGIPGNPDAQLLAAVTYRKETQWNVYQEEKYKLPKRLTGITSLSFVLRRKIHLKGFRFVKLHKAYGRLHALESSRIYGDTFIRTETAVEGIGNNVSLVFDEMDFGEQGSSRIVICGRSPLANSTLHLLFSGPDGESRQLIEFAGAEDYVERAFSLEPAGGSCTVTFLFLPGTRFDFRWFRFEP from the coding sequence ATGAGTGTAAACAGGAAATGGAACGCCGGCTGGCAGTTCAGCAGACAACCGCTGGGTACCGGACTGGCTGAAGCTGAAGCGGAACCAGAATGGATGCCGGTTAGCCTGCCGCATGACTGGCTGATCTATAACACCCAGAATCTCTATGAGGACGGGGAAGGCTGGTACCGTAAAAATCTGACTTTTGCAGAGGTTCCGGAAGACCGCTGTATCTCCCTAAGGTTTGAAGGCGTATACATGAATTCTTCCTTATACGTTAACGGACAGCTGGCAGGCGAGTGGAAATACGGCTACTCCACCTTTGAGTTTGAGATCACACCTTTTCTGACTGCCGGGGACAACGAAATTGTAATGCGTGTCATCCATGAATCGCCTAATTCCCGCTGGTACTCGGGCGCCGGCATCTACCGCTCTGTGTGGCTCAAAACTTACCCGAAGAGTCATATCGTGCCGGACGGCATTTATATAGCAGCCCGGCCGGCGGACGGTGACTGGTGGAACGTTGATGTGGACTGTGAACTGGAGCTTGAAGAAGGGCTGGCTATGGAAGGGGTGAAGCTCCGTCATACGATTCTGGATGCAGCGGGGTTTGCCGTAGAAGCGGGAGAAAACACAGTTTCTGTGAACAGCGCCAGCGGTACTGTGTATGAACACATCCGTCTGAAGGTAAAACATCCTTTACTGTGGGATATCCATCATCCCAGTCTTTATACGCTCAGGACAGAACTGCTGGTACAGAATGAGGTGACTGAAGAGCAGGAACAGACCTTCGGTTTCCGGACGGTGGAGCTGGATCCCCAGCGGGGATTTTTCCTGAACGGCCGCCGCCTCAAGCTTAACGGCGTATGCCAGCATCATGATCTCGGCTGCCTGGGGGCTGCGGTGAACAAGGCTGCACTGCGCCGCCAGATCGTCCTGCTGCAGGAGATGGGCGTCAACGCCATCCGTACCGCGCATAATATGCCTGCTGTGGAGTTTATGGAGCTGGCGGATGAAATGGGCGTGCTGGTTGTGTCGGAGGCCTTTGACATGTGGGAACGGTCCAAGACCCCGTATGACTACGCCCGCTTCTTCCCGGCATGGTGGAAGCGTGATGTCGCCAGCTGGGTACGCCGGGACCGGAACTGCCCCAGCCTGATCATGTGGAGTATCGGCAATGAGATCTATGATACTCATGCAGACAGCCGCGGCCAGGAGGTAACAGCCATGCTGCAGGAGGAAGTGCTTGCACATGATCCCCTGGGCAACGGTTTTGTCACCATCGGGTCAAACTATATGCCATGGGAGAATGCCCGGAAATGTGCTGAACTTGTCAAGGCAGCCGGCTATAACTACGGCGAGAAATATTATGACCGCCATCATCAGGAGCACCCTGACTGGATCATCTACGGCAGTGAGACCTGCTCAACGGTACAGAGCCGGGGGGTGTACCACTTCCCGCTGGCCCAGCCGGTGCTGGCAGATGATGACCAGCAGTGCTCCTCCCTCGGCAACAGCTCGACCAGCTGGGGGTCCAGAAGCACGGAAGCCTGCATTATTGCCGACAGGGACGCAGCCTATTCACTGGGCCAGTTTATCTGGACCGGCTTTGATTATATCGGCGAACCGACACCGTATTTCACCAAGAACGCTTACTTCGGCCAACTGGACACGGCGGGGTTCCCCAAAGACTCCTATTATATTTATCAGGCGGAATGGACGGATTACCGGATTACGCCGATGGTGCATATTTTTCCTTACTGGGACTTCTCGGAGGGCCAGCTGATTGATGTCCGCGTGACTTCCAATGCGCCGCGGATCGAGCTGTTCTTCAATGATGTGTCCCAGGGGACGTATGAGATTGACCATGCACACGGCCATAAGCTGCTGGGAGAATGGCAGCTGCCCTATGCAACGGGCGAGCTCCGCGCCGTTGCCTATGATGATCAGGGCGAAGTTATTGCTGAGGACCGGCAGTGCTCCTTCAGCGATGCCGCGGCGCTGCTTCTTACTCCGGATAAGCAAGAATTAACAGCTGACGGTGAGGATCTGATCTTTGTAACGGTCACGGCGGCCGATAGCAAGGGGCGTCCGGTGAACAACGCGAACAACCGTGTCCGCCTGAGCATTGAGGGACCCGGACGGCTGGTCGGTCTTGATAACGGTGACAGCACCGATTATGATCCTTACAAAGGGGTGAGCCGCCGGATGTTCAGCGGCAGGCTGCTCGCCGTCATTGCTGCCACACGGGAGGCCGGGACCCTTAAGGTGCAGGCAACTTCCCCCGGCATGGCTGCTGCCGTGCTTATATTGAGTTCCGCTGCTCCGGCAGCCGGCAAGGAGCCGGAGGAAGAACACTGCCTCTATGCAGACTGTCCGCTGGAGGCACGACAGGAACCGGAAGAAATCCTAAGCGTGCGTGACACGGAAATTCCTGTGCGCAAGCTGGAAATCATCACTCCTGAAGGCAGTGTGCTGTCGCCGGAGCGGCCTGTGCTTCCTGTGCGAGTGAGGCTGCACCCGGAGAACGCCACCTTCCGCGAAGCAGAGTGGCGGATTACCAATGCCGCAGGGGTGGATGCCAATATCGCTGTAATTCAGGGGAACGGCCATGAGGCTGTGATCAGCGCGCTGGGTGACGGAGAGGTCTATATCCGCTGCGGCACGGCTAACGGCGCGGATGGTATCCGGCTCTACTCGCAGATGCAGCTGAAGCTGACCGGTTTCGGGCAGGCTAATCTGGATCCTTACGGATTCATCTCCGCAGCTTACCACAGCAGCGCCAGCATAAATTTGACCAATGGCAATGAACGCGGTGCCGCTACGGCCCGGGAAGGGGAGAGCCTGATCGTATTCGAACGGGTGGATTTCGGGAGCTACGGCTCGGATGAAATCATTCTTCCGGTTTTCTCGCTCGACAGCGAAGCGTTCCCGGTCGAGATCTGGGAGGGGATACCCGGTAACCCGGATGCGCAGCTGCTGGCAGCAGTAACCTACCGGAAAGAGACACAATGGAACGTCTATCAGGAGGAGAAATATAAGCTGCCTAAGCGCCTTACAGGTATCACCTCCTTGTCCTTCGTCCTGCGGAGAAAGATTCATCTCAAGGGCTTCCGGTTTGTAAAGCTCCATAAGGCTTACGGGCGGCTTCATGCCCTGGAGAGCAGCAGGATCTATGGGGATACCTTTATCCGTACAGAGACGGCGGTTGAAGGAATCGGCAACAATGTCTCCCTTGTCTTTGATGAAATGGACTTTGGGGAACAGGGAAGCTCGCGGATTGTGATCTGCGGCCGTTCACCGCTTGCGAACAGCACGCTGCACCTTCTGTTCAGCGGACCTGATGGGGAGTCCAGGCAGCTCATTGAATTTGCCGGTGCTGAGGATTATGTAGAGCGGGCGTTTTCACTTGAGCCGGCGGGCGGAAGCTGTACGGTGACGTTTTTGTTTCTCCCGGGCACCCGGTTTGATTTCCGCTGGTTCCGGTTTGAACCCTGA
- a CDS encoding KGG domain-containing protein, with translation MAQNNQNGKMSREEAGRKGGEATAQNQDREFFQEIGRKGGEATADSHDREFYQEIGEKGGEARGSSSGGSSDNGKMSREEAGRKGGEARSRQRDN, from the coding sequence ATGGCACAGAACAACCAGAATGGAAAGATGAGCCGCGAAGAAGCGGGACGTAAGGGTGGAGAAGCCACGGCACAGAATCAGGACCGTGAATTTTTCCAGGAGATTGGCAGAAAAGGCGGAGAAGCGACAGCAGATTCTCATGACCGTGAGTTCTACCAGGAAATTGGAGAAAAAGGCGGAGAGGCCCGGGGAAGCAGCTCCGGAGGCAGCTCGGATAACGGCAAAATGAGCCGTGAGGAAGCAGGTCGCAAGGGCGGAGAGGCCCGTTCCCGTCAACGTGATAACTGA
- a CDS encoding polysaccharide deacetylase family protein, with protein sequence MGKEYNGVIQLKLHFNLFPGGKPKALTMSYDDGQKHDVRLAGIFDKYGIKGTFHLNSSTLNTPGFLSDDDVRGIARHHEISAHSVTHPFLDTLPLPMVINELLEDRRRLETLVDYPVRGMSYPYGVYSRAIIPPLQSVGIEYSRTVISTRQFDVPPDFMEWHPTCHHNEDMDQVWEQFTTRPSLQKFSLCYIWGHSYEFEQDNNWELIESFCRKAGGHPDIWYATNLEIMDYVTAVRSLKMSADHTVIRNPSATGVWVSVDNKPVCIDGGSTYYYKN encoded by the coding sequence ATGGGAAAAGAATATAATGGAGTGATACAGTTGAAGCTGCATTTCAATTTGTTCCCGGGCGGCAAGCCCAAAGCGCTCACGATGAGCTATGACGACGGCCAGAAGCATGATGTGCGTCTGGCTGGTATTTTTGACAAGTATGGAATTAAAGGAACCTTTCACCTCAACAGCTCTACACTGAATACACCGGGTTTCCTCAGCGATGATGATGTACGGGGCATTGCGCGTCACCATGAAATCTCTGCACATTCGGTCACCCATCCGTTTCTGGACACTCTTCCACTGCCTATGGTCATCAATGAACTGTTGGAAGACCGCAGACGGCTGGAGACCCTTGTAGATTATCCGGTCCGCGGCATGTCGTATCCCTACGGTGTATATTCCCGGGCGATCATCCCGCCGCTTCAATCTGTTGGTATCGAATACAGCCGGACCGTTATATCCACCAGGCAGTTTGATGTCCCTCCCGATTTCATGGAATGGCATCCGACCTGCCACCATAATGAGGATATGGATCAGGTGTGGGAACAGTTTACCACCAGGCCTTCTTTGCAGAAATTCAGCCTCTGTTATATCTGGGGCCACAGCTACGAGTTCGAGCAGGATAACAACTGGGAGCTCATAGAGAGCTTTTGCCGCAAGGCCGGAGGACATCCCGATATATGGTACGCAACGAATCTTGAAATCATGGATTATGTGACAGCAGTACGTTCGTTGAAAATGAGTGCCGATCATACCGTGATCCGCAACCCTTCCGCAACCGGCGTGTGGGTATCTGTAGACAACAAGCCGGTATGTATTGACGGGGGCAGCACGTATTATTATAAGAATTAG
- the glpX gene encoding class II fructose-bisphosphatase: MERELALEIVRVTELGALASARWIGRGDKHAADDAATAAIRSMFDSVSINGTVVIGEGEMDDAPMLYIGEQVGNADGPLVDVAVDPLEGTEVVASGLDNAQSVIAIADKGNLLHAPDIYMEKLACGPELAGKLHIEDPVEVTLQKASHFSGKSLSELTVMVLDRERHSDLIARLRAAGVRIKLLGHGDVAGAIAAALPDNEVDLYMGSGGAPEGVLAAAALKCLGGEMQGKLLPEGPFEMQRCLLMGIENPMGVLTMDDMVGTGDVIFAATGVTSGEFLSGVRFLGKDRAETHSVIMRAQSRTIRYIRSIHFLPGKRIPGRSADKQIAAM; encoded by the coding sequence ATGGAACGCGAATTAGCTCTTGAGATTGTACGTGTAACAGAACTGGGCGCTTTGGCTTCAGCCCGGTGGATTGGCCGGGGCGATAAACATGCGGCGGACGATGCCGCTACAGCTGCCATACGCTCCATGTTCGATTCTGTATCCATTAACGGTACGGTGGTCATTGGTGAAGGAGAGATGGATGACGCGCCTATGCTTTATATCGGGGAACAGGTCGGAAATGCTGACGGTCCGCTTGTTGATGTTGCGGTAGATCCGCTGGAGGGAACAGAAGTTGTGGCTTCCGGTCTGGATAATGCCCAATCCGTAATTGCGATTGCCGACAAGGGCAACCTGCTACATGCTCCCGATATCTACATGGAAAAGCTGGCCTGCGGTCCTGAATTGGCGGGCAAGCTGCATATTGAGGACCCTGTGGAGGTTACCCTCCAGAAGGCCAGCCACTTCAGCGGCAAATCCTTGTCCGAGCTTACAGTCATGGTTCTCGACCGTGAACGGCATAGTGATCTGATCGCCAGACTGCGTGCCGCCGGGGTCCGGATCAAGCTGCTGGGACATGGAGATGTGGCGGGGGCGATTGCGGCTGCACTGCCGGATAATGAGGTTGATTTGTATATGGGCTCGGGCGGGGCGCCGGAAGGCGTGCTGGCTGCAGCCGCACTGAAATGCCTTGGCGGGGAAATGCAGGGCAAGCTGCTGCCTGAGGGGCCTTTTGAAATGCAGCGCTGCCTGCTGATGGGCATTGAGAATCCGATGGGCGTGCTGACTATGGACGATATGGTCGGCACCGGAGACGTCATTTTTGCCGCTACCGGTGTCACTTCCGGCGAATTTCTCAGCGGCGTCCGCTTTCTGGGCAAGGACCGCGCCGAGACTCACTCTGTCATCATGCGGGCACAGAGCCGGACGATCCGTTATATCCGCAGCATTCACTTTTTACCGGGCAAAAGGATTCCCGGCCGCAGTGCGGATAAGCAGATTGCTGCTATGTAA